One Succinivibrio dextrinosolvens DNA window includes the following coding sequences:
- a CDS encoding ABC transporter substrate-binding protein, translated as MYYRFLRFIFACVLLLGWVLPAQAFDLPRIKVTMLMEHEGFLMWYAKKQGFDKQVGVNIDLTILDTNGIDMMNRHRENPNSWNVTCVTSIPLIVGSNQMPLEIVGIANDESTTTGIYVKPDSEILKDKGWNEDYPDVYGSPESIKGKTFAVKNLTPGAYVLVKYLEIFDMDFSDIKVVDLGGKESIQTLEKGEVDGIAIWSPDTYLAESKGFKLASTADDIDAEIPMMFTVDKKYTEDHGDVIAKMLAAYLLSVEAQIENPRSLTGEYQKFLRKYSNYEFSKEFCEYDILRHSVIPLETQLKMFEKKGNGKSSIHKLESTMTSSLMLLMYDSSTDNYSMTAKRVKNPRFVTDKYLKQARRILSNLKK; from the coding sequence ATGTATTACCGTTTCTTAAGGTTCATATTTGCGTGCGTTCTGCTTTTGGGCTGGGTATTACCTGCTCAGGCATTTGATTTGCCAAGAATCAAGGTAACTATGCTGATGGAGCATGAAGGCTTTCTGATGTGGTATGCCAAAAAGCAGGGCTTTGATAAACAGGTTGGAGTGAATATCGATCTCACGATTTTAGATACCAATGGTATCGATATGATGAACCGTCATCGTGAGAATCCCAACAGCTGGAATGTAACCTGCGTTACCAGTATTCCTCTGATAGTAGGTTCTAACCAGATGCCTCTCGAAATTGTTGGTATTGCCAATGATGAGTCAACTACAACTGGTATATACGTAAAACCTGACAGTGAAATTCTAAAAGATAAAGGCTGGAACGAGGATTATCCGGATGTCTACGGCTCTCCTGAAAGTATTAAGGGCAAGACCTTTGCGGTTAAGAACCTTACCCCTGGAGCATATGTTCTGGTTAAATATCTTGAAATCTTTGATATGGATTTTAGTGATATCAAAGTAGTGGATTTAGGCGGAAAGGAAAGTATTCAGACTCTTGAAAAAGGGGAGGTTGACGGAATTGCAATCTGGTCTCCTGATACCTACCTGGCTGAAAGCAAGGGTTTTAAGCTTGCCTCGACAGCAGATGATATTGATGCAGAAATCCCAATGATGTTCACGGTTGATAAGAAATATACCGAAGATCATGGGGATGTTATTGCAAAAATGCTGGCGGCATACCTTCTGTCAGTTGAAGCACAGATCGAAAATCCACGCTCTTTAACCGGGGAGTATCAGAAATTCCTGAGAAAATACTCCAATTATGAATTCTCAAAGGAGTTCTGTGAGTACGATATTCTTCGTCATTCTGTTATCCCGCTGGAAACTCAGCTGAAAATGTTTGAGAAAAAAGGAAACGGAAAGAGCTCAATCCATAAACTTGAGTCTACAATGACCAGCAGTCTGATGCTGCTTATGTATGACAGCAGTACGGATAATTATTCCATGACTGCAAAGCGTGTTAAGAATCCCCGTTTTGTTACTGACAAATATTTAAAGCAGGCACGTCGTATCCTGTCTAATCTTAAGAAATAG
- the trmD gene encoding tRNA (guanosine(37)-N1)-methyltransferase TrmD, producing MYFGVITLFPEMIDAVTKFGVTRRACENGLIKVDCINPRDYTEDKFGNVDDKPYGGGPGMLMQVQPLRDALRVARSQAPKDTKVVCMSPQGVQLNHSLVTDIHSWGSVILIAGRYEGIDERVLQKEVDLEVSVGDYVLSGGELPAMCIIDAVSRMVPGVLGNIQNAQEDSFAQGLLHFPQYTRPEEIDGMRVPEVLMSGNHEKIRNWRLQQCLGRTYERRPDLLKNRVLTKLERKLLDEYLQEHDFK from the coding sequence TCCTGAGATGATTGACGCTGTAACTAAATTCGGCGTAACTCGAAGAGCTTGTGAAAATGGCCTGATAAAGGTCGATTGCATAAATCCTCGAGATTATACAGAAGATAAATTCGGTAACGTGGACGATAAACCTTATGGTGGTGGTCCAGGAATGCTGATGCAGGTACAGCCATTAAGAGATGCTCTTAGAGTGGCTCGAAGTCAAGCACCAAAGGATACTAAAGTTGTATGTATGTCTCCTCAAGGCGTACAGCTCAATCACTCGTTGGTCACAGATATCCACAGTTGGGGCTCTGTAATTCTTATAGCGGGACGCTATGAAGGTATTGATGAGCGTGTCCTTCAGAAGGAAGTCGATCTGGAGGTTTCTGTCGGTGACTACGTCCTCTCAGGGGGTGAACTCCCTGCCATGTGTATCATCGATGCTGTTTCAAGAATGGTTCCTGGTGTATTAGGAAACATTCAGAATGCGCAAGAAGATTCTTTTGCTCAAGGTTTACTGCATTTTCCGCAGTATACACGTCCAGAAGAAATTGATGGAATGAGAGTTCCTGAAGTTCTGATGAGTGGTAACCATGAGAAGATAAGAAACTGGCGCCTACAGCAATGTCTTGGTCGTACATATGAGAGAAGACCTGATTTGCTGAAGAATCGTGTGCTTACCAAGTTAGAACGTAAGCTGCTTGATGAATATCTTCAAGAACACGATTTTAAATAG
- a CDS encoding ABC transporter substrate-binding protein, translated as MLSKITNSFFVGLLSAFLFSPVHALESENNDALDHVKITMLMEHEGFLVWYAKQQGWDRDLGINLELSIVNSSGLDILNEKREHRDQWDVTCVGAVPAIIASENVPIKIFGIANDESYATDIMVQKDSEILNVKGWSREYPNVYGDPESIKGKTFFLRYGTSSSYALSNWLNIFGLKEEDVNIVDCQITEALKKMNNREGDGMVLWAPENYEALKQGHQIVAHAAQVGAFVPVVFVADYDYAEKHPDILAKILALYDRVVQIHNDDVFKLILSYKQFLMLYTGKVFNEDFCIYDLKSHPTYSISEQITLFTSTREYTSGMETLEQNIVKKFEKLPNKSSGPLDFFGKKYKRETTSQYLKEALRYQKNNYKKIE; from the coding sequence ATGCTTAGCAAAATCACTAACAGTTTTTTTGTGGGACTATTATCAGCGTTTCTTTTTTCTCCTGTACATGCTCTTGAGTCAGAGAACAATGATGCACTTGATCACGTAAAAATTACTATGCTGATGGAGCATGAAGGTTTTCTGGTATGGTATGCAAAACAGCAGGGATGGGATCGAGATTTAGGAATAAATCTAGAGCTTTCGATTGTTAACTCATCCGGCCTTGATATTCTTAACGAGAAAAGAGAACATCGTGATCAATGGGATGTTACCTGTGTAGGAGCAGTTCCTGCAATTATCGCTTCTGAGAATGTGCCAATCAAAATTTTCGGCATCGCCAATGATGAGTCCTACGCAACAGATATCATGGTTCAAAAAGACAGTGAGATTCTGAATGTAAAAGGGTGGTCTCGCGAATATCCCAATGTATACGGTGATCCTGAATCAATCAAAGGAAAAACCTTCTTCTTAAGATATGGCACCTCAAGTAGTTACGCTCTATCAAACTGGCTAAATATATTTGGACTTAAGGAAGAAGATGTAAACATTGTAGACTGCCAAATCACAGAAGCCCTAAAGAAAATGAACAATCGAGAAGGCGATGGTATGGTTCTGTGGGCTCCTGAAAACTATGAAGCCTTAAAGCAGGGACATCAGATTGTAGCTCACGCTGCACAGGTGGGAGCATTTGTTCCTGTTGTATTTGTCGCTGATTATGATTATGCAGAAAAGCATCCTGATATTCTGGCCAAGATTCTAGCTCTTTATGATCGAGTAGTTCAGATACATAATGATGATGTTTTCAAACTGATTTTAAGCTATAAGCAGTTCCTGATGCTGTACACAGGAAAAGTGTTCAACGAGGATTTCTGTATTTATGATCTCAAATCACACCCTACATATAGTATCAGTGAGCAGATTACTCTATTCACAAGTACCCGAGAGTATACAAGCGGAATGGAGACTCTTGAACAGAATATAGTGAAGAAATTCGAAAAACTGCCAAACAAGAGTAGTGGACCGTTAGATTTCTTTGGAAAAAAATACAAAAGAGAAACTACCAGTCAGTATCTTAAAGAAGCTCTTAGATATCAGAAAAACAACTATAAAAAAATAGAGTAA
- a CDS encoding IS66 family transposase, whose protein sequence is MEDNGVIQNFGGTAVHDCWGAYWKFKDILHAVCCAHLLRELIANIENNPTHIWAERLKDLLITMKTAKEQAIEECRTELSEKLIKALKKEYDEIMAYANMGCPPPDKIEPKKRGKKKKGKERALIDRLIKLKDSVCLFIHNFLVPFDNNQAERDLRNVKTKAKVSGCFRTKAGAQTYLTITSYLSTARKHGINEFEALALAFKGETEKVLI, encoded by the coding sequence ATAGAGGATAACGGAGTAATTCAGAATTTCGGTGGAACTGCAGTCCATGACTGCTGGGGAGCCTACTGGAAATTCAAAGATATTCTCCATGCTGTCTGCTGCGCTCATCTGTTAAGAGAACTTATAGCCAATATTGAGAATAATCCAACTCATATATGGGCAGAAAGACTTAAGGATTTGCTTATAACCATGAAAACCGCAAAAGAACAGGCTATAGAAGAATGCAGAACAGAGTTAAGCGAGAAACTTATAAAAGCCCTTAAGAAAGAGTATGACGAAATCATGGCTTATGCCAATATGGGATGTCCACCTCCGGATAAGATAGAGCCTAAAAAACGAGGAAAAAAGAAGAAAGGCAAGGAAAGAGCCTTAATAGACAGGCTGATTAAGCTCAAGGATTCGGTGTGCCTGTTTATACATAACTTCCTGGTTCCATTTGATAACAATCAGGCGGAGAGAGACTTACGCAATGTAAAGACTAAGGCAAAGGTTTCTGGATGTTTTCGTACTAAGGCTGGAGCTCAGACCTACCTGACGATTACATCCTATCTCAGCACCGCCAGGAAGCATGGCATAAATGAATTCGAAGCATTGGCTCTCGCTTTCAAAGGCGAAACTGAGAAAGTTTTAATTTAA
- a CDS encoding acid phosphatase, which yields MKFKNVILATMLLSTATFAAHNDVRTAPEKYYLNASDVADSLALLPPPPAMDSITFLNDQAQYNKGFMLRKTERGAQAARDAEIDAKGVSAALSEAFGMKISKDNTPQIYKLISKMVEDAGDLATRSAKEHYMRVRPFAFYGVNTCNMKDQKTLSTNGSYPSGHTAIGWAEALVLAEINPFRQNEILKRGFEMGQSRVICGYHWQSDVDAARVVASAVVARLHANDEFNAQLKLAKEEFKQKSEVK from the coding sequence ATGAAATTTAAGAACGTTATCTTAGCTACAATGCTTTTATCAACCGCTACTTTTGCTGCTCACAATGATGTAAGGACAGCTCCAGAAAAATATTACCTGAATGCGTCTGACGTAGCTGACAGCTTAGCTTTGTTACCTCCTCCTCCTGCAATGGACAGTATAACCTTCTTAAATGATCAGGCTCAATATAACAAAGGATTCATGTTACGTAAGACTGAAAGGGGGGCTCAGGCTGCAAGAGATGCTGAGATTGATGCAAAGGGTGTATCTGCAGCTTTATCAGAAGCTTTTGGCATGAAGATCTCAAAGGATAATACACCTCAGATCTACAAACTAATCAGCAAGATGGTTGAGGATGCAGGTGACTTGGCAACCAGATCTGCAAAAGAGCATTACATGAGAGTTCGTCCTTTTGCTTTCTATGGGGTTAATACCTGCAATATGAAAGATCAAAAGACTTTATCTACTAATGGATCTTATCCTTCAGGACATACAGCAATTGGCTGGGCGGAAGCCTTGGTTCTAGCAGAAATTAATCCTTTCAGACAGAACGAAATTCTAAAGAGAGGCTTTGAGATGGGCCAGAGCCGTGTAATCTGCGGTTACCACTGGCAATCTGATGTTGATGCTGCTCGTGTAGTTGCTTCTGCTGTTGTTGCCCGTTTACATGCTAATGATGAATTTAATGCTCAGTTAAAGTTAGCAAAAGAAGAGTTTAAACAGAAATCAGAAGTTAAATAA
- a CDS encoding ATP-binding protein codes for MESFNTDAPVVLLNEQSELIAMAKDLKLDGIAAELEDQMSNPVIFNGMKFEERIKKCLESQKAVELSKTFEKLYRKSKLPRKIYLSQIASSMPKGLLPEKLALLAETNYIKQGVNIVITGATGVGKSALSIAAAIEAIRKGYTVRYFRMMELISILNAKVDDSFIRFRELLHRTDVLLIDDFGGCMLEDDIVAKLNEIVDARYNEGATIITTQLRMSNMKEVIKTQGPICDAFCNRLFRNSDIEIRLTGASWRGRPEEIRGAK; via the coding sequence ATGGAATCATTTAATACCGATGCTCCAGTCGTATTACTTAACGAGCAGTCTGAACTGATTGCCATGGCTAAAGATTTGAAACTCGATGGCATTGCAGCAGAGCTCGAAGATCAGATGTCAAATCCAGTTATATTTAACGGAATGAAGTTTGAGGAAAGGATCAAGAAATGCCTTGAAAGCCAGAAGGCAGTAGAGCTCTCCAAGACTTTTGAAAAGCTGTACAGAAAATCAAAGTTACCACGAAAAATATATCTGTCACAGATAGCATCCAGTATGCCTAAAGGATTGCTTCCTGAAAAACTGGCTCTGCTGGCTGAAACCAATTACATAAAACAGGGCGTTAACATTGTAATCACAGGAGCCACAGGGGTAGGAAAGTCAGCTTTATCAATAGCAGCAGCGATTGAGGCTATAAGAAAAGGGTATACCGTGCGTTATTTCAGAATGATGGAGCTTATCTCCATACTTAATGCCAAGGTTGATGACTCCTTCATTCGTTTTCGCGAATTATTGCATCGCACAGATGTTTTGCTGATTGATGATTTCGGAGGTTGTATGCTCGAGGATGATATCGTTGCTAAACTCAATGAGATTGTTGATGCCCGCTATAACGAGGGAGCAACCATTATTACCACTCAGCTGCGAATGAGCAATATGAAGGAAGTTATTAAAACTCAGGGGCCTATTTGTGATGCTTTCTGTAATAGACTATTCAGGAATTCTGATATTGAAATCAGACTCACTGGAGCTTCCTGGAGAGGCAGACCTGAAGAAATAAGAGGAGCAAAATAG
- the rplS gene encoding 50S ribosomal protein L19, protein MASNPIIDQLEKEQIRTDIPEFNPGDTVRVEVKVVEGDKTRLQAFEGNVIAKRNRGLNSSFTVRKMSSGEGVERVFQTHSPMIASVKVTRRGDVRRAKLYYLRDRTGKAARIREKIN, encoded by the coding sequence ATGGCTAGCAATCCAATTATTGACCAGCTAGAGAAAGAGCAGATTCGTACTGATATTCCTGAGTTTAACCCAGGTGATACCGTACGTGTTGAGGTTAAGGTTGTTGAAGGTGACAAGACCCGTCTACAGGCTTTCGAAGGCAATGTTATTGCAAAGCGTAACCGCGGTTTAAATTCATCTTTCACCGTTCGTAAGATGTCATCAGGCGAGGGTGTTGAGCGTGTATTCCAGACTCACTCTCCAATGATTGCATCTGTTAAGGTAACCCGTCGCGGTGACGTTCGTCGTGCTAAGCTATACTACTTACGCGATCGTACCGGTAAGGCTGCACGTATCCGTGAGAAGATTAATTAA